The following is a genomic window from Bacillus sp. FJAT-52991.
AAGTCACTTGGTATCCAGACCATATTAAACATGGTCGGTTCGGCAATTTTTTAGAGCAAATGGTCGATTGGAATATCAGCCGCAAACGCTATTGGGGCACGCCGCTCAATGTGTGGCAATGTGACGAATGCAGCCATCAATATGCTCCAAAAAGCATCGAAGAATTAAAACAGCTATCCATTCACCCATTAAATGAGGACATCGAATTGCATAAACCATATGTTGATCACGTGAAACTTCGTTGTGCTCAATGCGAGGGAACGATGACACGAACACCTGAAGTGATTGATGTTTGGTTTGATAGCGGCTCGATGCCATTTGCTCAATATCATTATCCATTCGAAAATAAGGACTTATTTGAAAAGCAATTTCCAGCAGATGTCGTCATCGAAGGTATTGACCAAACGCGTGGCTGGTTTTACAGCTTGCTGGCGGTGTCGACGTTATATACAGGAACACCTGCATATAAGCGAGTATTATCTCTTGGTCATGTATTAGATGAAAAAGGACAAAAGATGTCTAAAAGTAAAGGTAACGCTCTTGATCCAATGGATTTAATGAAAAAATATGGAGCAGACGCTTTACGATGGGCATTGTTAGTGGATAGCGCGCCATGGAATTCAAAGCGCTTTTCTGAACGCGTGGTGCAAGAAGCGAAATCGAAGCTGGTAGATACGTTTGCTAACGTCCACAGCTTTTACAATCTTTATGCTCAATTAGATGGTTTTGATCCAAAGCAAGAGTACTCTAGTGAGAGAAACAAACTAGATGAATGGATTCTTTCTCGATTGCATAGTACGGTGAAAACCGCTCGCGTCCACTTAGAGAATTATCAATTGACCAATGCCACGAGGGACATCGCTAAACTTATAGAAGAGGTCAGTAACTGGTACGTCAGACGATCAAGAGAACGTTTTTGGTCAAGCGGAATGAATGCGGATAAAGCGGCTGCTTATCAAACTCTTTATGCCGTATTAACAAATACAAGTCAATTGTTAGCCCCATTCGCTCCTTTCATAGCGGAAGATGTATATGGCAGTCTGACAGGGGAGAGTGTACACCTGTCTGATTATCCAACTTATGAGGAGAAAGTCTTCAACAAATCATTAGAAAAAGAGATGGAAGCGGTTCTGCAAGTAGTAGAATTAGGGAGAAGTATTCGGAACACCACTTCTTTGAAAGTCAAACAACCGTTAGCTAGTCTTTCCTTACTTAGTCCAAGTAAAGCAATCGATTGGGCATCCTATCAAGACATTATTTTAGACGAATTGAATGTGAAGCAGTTTCAAGAAACGGAGGAAGAAGGACAATTTTCAACCATTAAGTTAAAATTAGACTTTAAGAAATCAGCTGCTAAATTCGGTAAACAAGCAAATATAGTGAATACATGGCTCCAGCAGTTAACGGATGAAGAGTCTAAACGATTTTTAGCAGCAGAGGGTGGAGAAGTCCATTCTTCGGCTAACGAAAACGTTCAGGTAACTATTGAAGATGTGCTTATTGAAAAAACAACAAAAGAAGGTTACGCTTCTGCAACAAATGGAGAATATACAGTCACTTTAGATATCTCTTTAACGGAAGAACTAATTCAAGAAGGAATGGCTCGAGAATTTATTCGCGCGATCCAAGATTACCGGAAAAAATTAAACTTACCTGTCAATATGCGAGTAGATATTGTGATATATGCCGATGAAGAGTTCAAAAAAGTGCTTGAGACGTATCAAAAGATGATACAAGAAAGCTTGCTTATGCGGAACTTACAATTACAAGCGCATGTTTCAGAGGGAACAGAAATAAAAATAGGAGATGCTGTAGCTGTGGTTCAACTTGTTGCTCTTACTTGAGTCACTAAATGACGACTTTTCAAGTTCACTTCCTTAGTCGTATCGATTATTAACGTAAAAAATAACCCATCAAAGATTTGG
Proteins encoded in this region:
- the ileS gene encoding isoleucine--tRNA ligase, producing the protein MKQEQTKKSVRQREERIRERWLQDHTFQQSITKREGNPSFVFYEGPPTANGLPHVGHVLGRTIKDVVARYKTMTGHQVIRKAGWDTHGLPVELGVEKQLGISGKSEIENYGVEAFVEKCRESVFIYEKQWREFTEQLGYWVDMDDPYVTLNNSYIESVWHILGTIHEKGLLNKGHRVSPYCPSCQTSLSSHEVAQGYKMVKDLSVTAKFKIQDRENEYFLGWTTTPWTLPANVALAVHPDMKYVRAKQGEAVFVVAESLAAAVLQADYEILSVHQGADFIGLSYLPVFDFAEVKVGHKVIAANYVTENSGTGIVHIAPAYGEDDYKVAQENGLSFVNVVNEKGEYTAEVSLFQGRFVKDCDVDIVRYLAEKGLLYSKEKYEHNYPHCWRCDSPLLYYANESWFIKTTALKDQFIQNNEEVTWYPDHIKHGRFGNFLEQMVDWNISRKRYWGTPLNVWQCDECSHQYAPKSIEELKQLSIHPLNEDIELHKPYVDHVKLRCAQCEGTMTRTPEVIDVWFDSGSMPFAQYHYPFENKDLFEKQFPADVVIEGIDQTRGWFYSLLAVSTLYTGTPAYKRVLSLGHVLDEKGQKMSKSKGNALDPMDLMKKYGADALRWALLVDSAPWNSKRFSERVVQEAKSKLVDTFANVHSFYNLYAQLDGFDPKQEYSSERNKLDEWILSRLHSTVKTARVHLENYQLTNATRDIAKLIEEVSNWYVRRSRERFWSSGMNADKAAAYQTLYAVLTNTSQLLAPFAPFIAEDVYGSLTGESVHLSDYPTYEEKVFNKSLEKEMEAVLQVVELGRSIRNTTSLKVKQPLASLSLLSPSKAIDWASYQDIILDELNVKQFQETEEEGQFSTIKLKLDFKKSAAKFGKQANIVNTWLQQLTDEESKRFLAAEGGEVHSSANENVQVTIEDVLIEKTTKEGYASATNGEYTVTLDISLTEELIQEGMAREFIRAIQDYRKKLNLPVNMRVDIVIYADEEFKKVLETYQKMIQESLLMRNLQLQAHVSEGTEIKIGDAVAVVQLVALT